The Streptococcus sp. oral taxon 431 nucleotide sequence AAACTGCTGTGAAGAAGATTGAGCTTCTCATGAATGACCTAGGTATCACACCAGCTGATAGAAAGGTTGCTGTTGCCGCACGTCAAAAAGCAGAAGAAACAGGCGGACCTGCTCTAGCTCTTGAATTACCTTCTGGTGAAATCGTTACTGGTAAGAACTCAGAACTCTTTGGTCCAACAGCCGCTGCTTTGATCAATGCAATCAAGAAATCAGCTAACATCGATGCTGAAACAAAATTAATCGAACCAGAAGTGGTGAAACCAATCCAAGGTTTGAAAATCAATCACTTAGGTAGTCGCAATCCCCGACTCCACTCAAATGAAATCCTTATCGCACTTGCAATCACAGCTATGCAAAATCCTGATGCAGATCGTGCCATGAAAGAACTCGGAAATCTCAAAGGAAGCGAAGCTCACTCTACGATTATCCTAACAGACGAAGATAAGAATGTTCTTCGCAAACTAGGAATCAATGTAACCTTTGACCCTTACTATCAATACGATCGTTTGTATCGCAAGTAAAATACGACACTCACTCCTCTAAGAGTTGGATCCTTATCGTCCAGCTCTTAGAGTTTTTTTATAGCTTTCCAGTCTTTCACAAGCATAGCTTTCAAAAAGAATTTTAATTTTAATAGAAACTGGGATAACATTTGATTTTAGATTTATTTCTAATGAATCCTTAAAAGGAGTGATACTCAATGAAAATCAAAGAGCAAACTAGGAAACTAGCCGCAGGTTGCTCAAAGCACTGCTTTGAGGTTGTAGATGAAACTGACGAAGTCAGCTCAAAACACTGTTTTGAGGTTGTGGATAGAACTGACGAAGTCAGCTCAAAGCACTGTTTTGAAGTTGTGGATAGAACTGACGAAGTCAATAACCATACCTACGGCAAGGCGACGTTGACGCGGTTTGAAGAGATTTTCGAAGAGTATGAATCAATCCTCTTCAATCTTGACTTGAACTATCTTGACTGAGGTCTTGATCCGTTTTCTCTACAATATCAAATTGGTGTAATGAGACTGATTTCGTCACTCTTATCTAGAACCTCAAAGCGATGCTTGGAGACATCTACACAAGAGAACTAGTTTAGTCATAGATTTTCATTAAGTATACAAAAAAAATGAACAAGACAGCATTCTGATTTCCAGAAAACTATTTAGTTCACTTTTTCTTATGATTTAAACTTTGGGTTTATTCTACCGTTACTGACTTGGCAAGGTTACGTGGCTTGTCCACATCAAGTCCACGGTGTAGAGTTGCAAAGTAAGCGACCAATTGTGTTGGTACGACCATTGAGATTGGTGAGAGGTAAGGGTGTACGGTCGTAAGGACAATATCATCGGTATCTTTAGCAACATTTTCTTCTGCAATAGTAAGGACCTTAGCGCCACGTGCTGCCACTTCTTGGATATTTCCGCGAGTGTGGTTAGCAAGAACCGGATCTGACAAGAGGGCCAATACAGGCGTTCCTTCTTCAATCAAAGCAATAGTTCCGTGCTTGAGCTCTCCAGCCGCAAAACCTTCACATTGGATATAAGAAATCTCTTTGAGTTTGAGACTGGCTTCCATGGCTACATAGTAATCTTGACCACGTCCGATATAAAAGGCGTTACGTGTTGTTTCAAGAAGATCACGAACCTTGCTATCAATCAATTCTTTTTCTGAGAGAGTTGATTCGATAGACTGAGCCACGATAGACAATTCGTGAACCAAATCGAAAGCTTTGGCTTTTTCATTGCCATTTGCTTCACCGACCGCTTTCGCAAGGAAGGCAAGAGCTGCGATTTGCGCAGTATATGCCTTGGTTGAAGCAACGGCAATTTCAGGACCTGCGTGAAGCAACATAGTATGGTTGGCTTCACGTGACAGAGTTGATCCTGGCACATTTGTCACTGTCAAGCTTGGAATTCCCATTTCATTGGCCTTGACCAAAACCTGACGGCTATCAGCTGTTTCACCAGATTGGCTGATAAAGATGAAGAGTGGTTTCTTGCTGAGTAGTGGCATACCGTAGCCCCACTCAGATGAGATACCAAGTTCAACTGGCGTATCTGTCAATTCTTCCAACATTTTCTTAGAAGCAAATCCTGCGTGGTAAGAAGTCCCAGCTGCTAGAATGTAGATGCGGTCTGAGTCTTGAACAGCCTTGATGATAGCAGGGTCCACCACTACTTGACCAGCCTCATCTGTATAGGCTTGGATCAACTTACGCATCACTGTTGGTTGCTCATCGATTTCTTTAAGCATGTAGTAAGGGTAAGTTCCCTTACCGATATCTGACAAGTCGAGCTCTGCAGTGTAGCTAGCACGCTCACGACTGTTGCCATCATAGTCTTGCACTTCAACGCCATCTGCCGTCACAATCACCAACTCTTGGTCAT carries:
- the glmS gene encoding glutamine--fructose-6-phosphate transaminase (isomerizing), giving the protein MCGIVGVVGNTNATDILIQGLEKLEYRGYDSAGIFVLGGAENHLVKAVGRIAELSAKTAGVEGTTGIGHTRWATHGKPTEDNAHPHRSETGRFVLVHNGVIENYLEIKEDYLAGHHFKGQTDTEIAVHLIGKFVEEDGMSVLEAFKKALHIIRGSYAFALVDSQDPEVIYVAKNKSPLLIGLGDGYNMVCSDAMAMIRETNQYMEIHDQELVIVTADGVEVQDYDGNSRERASYTAELDLSDIGKGTYPYYMLKEIDEQPTVMRKLIQAYTDEAGQVVVDPAIIKAVQDSDRIYILAAGTSYHAGFASKKMLEELTDTPVELGISSEWGYGMPLLSKKPLFIFISQSGETADSRQVLVKANEMGIPSLTVTNVPGSTLSREANHTMLLHAGPEIAVASTKAYTAQIAALAFLAKAVGEANGNEKAKAFDLVHELSIVAQSIESTLSEKELIDSKVRDLLETTRNAFYIGRGQDYYVAMEASLKLKEISYIQCEGFAAGELKHGTIALIEEGTPVLALLSDPVLANHTRGNIQEVAARGAKVLTIAEENVAKDTDDIVLTTVHPYLSPISMVVPTQLVAYFATLHRGLDVDKPRNLAKSVTVE